From Paenibacillus sp. PK3_47, the proteins below share one genomic window:
- a CDS encoding MBL fold metallo-hydrolase — MAKIRYKNIDNVGVDKTLKELRQWREERRTKKKDYSYKVPNHPPELTYLTGNRLDTTITWIGHSTFFLQYEGLNIITDPIWARRLGFEKRIGQPGIPLNEVPPVDLILISHSHYDHLHFPSVRKLYKASTKIIVPAGLKRKMLRRGFPNCQEMQWWEELTVGPVKLTFVPTQHWTRRTPFDTNSSHWGGYVLQPSNPGQHPEGEGDGTKRKLPPNLYFAGDSGFFPGFKEIGSRFKLHIALMPIGAYEPEWFMSSQHVNPEEAVQAFLDVGAELMIPMHFGTFRLADDTAREALDRMDLARKAHGISAERIRTLGYGETLIVHPEERYAGD; from the coding sequence ATGGCTAAAATAAGATACAAAAATATTGATAACGTCGGTGTCGACAAGACGCTTAAGGAATTGCGCCAGTGGCGTGAGGAGCGGAGGACCAAGAAGAAAGACTACTCCTATAAAGTACCGAATCATCCGCCGGAGCTGACCTACCTGACAGGGAACCGGCTGGATACGACCATCACCTGGATCGGCCATTCCACCTTTTTTCTGCAGTATGAGGGTTTGAACATCATAACCGACCCGATCTGGGCACGCAGACTGGGCTTCGAGAAACGGATCGGCCAGCCGGGCATTCCGCTGAATGAGGTCCCGCCGGTGGATCTGATTCTGATCTCGCATTCCCATTATGACCATCTGCATTTCCCTTCGGTCCGCAAGCTGTATAAAGCGTCCACCAAAATTATAGTGCCGGCCGGCCTGAAGCGGAAAATGCTCCGCAGGGGCTTTCCGAACTGCCAGGAGATGCAGTGGTGGGAGGAGCTGACGGTGGGTCCGGTGAAGCTGACGTTCGTACCGACCCAGCACTGGACGCGGCGGACGCCTTTTGACACCAACAGCTCCCACTGGGGCGGGTATGTGCTTCAGCCGTCAAATCCGGGGCAGCACCCGGAGGGAGAAGGGGACGGGACAAAGCGCAAGCTCCCGCCGAACCTTTATTTCGCCGGAGACAGCGGTTTTTTTCCGGGCTTCAAGGAGATCGGCAGCCGCTTCAAGCTGCATATTGCCCTCATGCCGATCGGGGCGTATGAGCCGGAGTGGTTCATGAGCTCGCAGCATGTCAACCCGGAGGAAGCGGTGCAGGCTTTTCTTGATGTGGGGGCAGAGCTGATGATCCCGATGCATTTCGGAACCTTCAGGCTGGCTGATGACACGGCGCGTGAAGCGCTGGACCGGATGGATCTGGCCCGGAAAGCCCATGGAATAAGCGCGGAGCGGATCCGTACATTAGGTTACGGAGAGACGCTGATCGTGCATCCGGAAGAGCGTTATGCCGGGGATTAG
- a CDS encoding cation diffusion facilitator family transporter, whose amino-acid sequence MADIYGDIRKGERGAMVSIAAYLVLSAFKLVSGYLFHSSALLADGFNNLTDIVASVAVLIGLRISRKPPDSDHPYGHFRAETVAALLASFIMAVVGIQVIVEAVRSLFEGAKAIPQIWSAGVAIVCAIAMMGVYIYNRRLAKRINSGALMAAAKDNFSDAMVSIGAAVGIIGAQFGLPWIDSAAAVVVGLLISKTAWDIFRDSTYRLTDGFDEDRLLDLRSSIARIPGVEGIKDLKARVHGNHVLVDVVVEVDAQITVMAGHEISDTIEEQMSKLHNIMSVQVHVEPKESAT is encoded by the coding sequence ATGGCCGATATTTACGGGGATATACGAAAAGGTGAACGGGGGGCCATGGTCAGTATTGCCGCTTATCTTGTGCTGTCGGCTTTCAAGCTGGTCAGCGGATACCTGTTTCATTCCAGTGCGCTGCTCGCAGACGGCTTCAATAACCTGACAGACATTGTCGCTTCGGTGGCTGTGCTGATCGGCCTGCGCATTTCGCGTAAGCCGCCGGACTCGGATCATCCATACGGCCATTTCCGGGCCGAGACGGTAGCGGCGCTGCTGGCTTCTTTTATTATGGCGGTGGTTGGAATCCAGGTTATTGTGGAAGCTGTCCGCTCCTTGTTTGAAGGGGCCAAGGCTATTCCGCAGATCTGGTCTGCCGGGGTGGCCATTGTGTGTGCAATCGCCATGATGGGGGTATATATATATAACAGGCGGCTTGCCAAAAGGATTAACAGCGGTGCTTTAATGGCTGCGGCCAAGGATAATTTCTCGGATGCGATGGTCAGTATAGGTGCTGCAGTCGGGATTATCGGGGCGCAGTTCGGCTTGCCCTGGATCGACTCGGCAGCTGCGGTTGTGGTCGGACTGCTGATTTCCAAGACGGCTTGGGATATTTTCCGGGATTCGACTTACCGCCTGACGGACGGCTTCGATGAGGACAGACTGCTCGATCTGCGCAGTTCCATTGCCCGGATTCCCGGAGTGGAAGGCATCAAGGATCTCAAAGCCCGTGTCCATGGAAATCATGTACTGGTGGATGTGGTTGTGGAAGTGGATGCGCAGATTACAGTAATGGCGGGGCATGAAATCAGCGATACGATTGAAGAGCAGATGAGCAAGCTTCATAACATTATGAGCGTACAGGTACATGTGGAGCCCAAAGAATCTGCCACCTGA
- a CDS encoding C40 family peptidase produces the protein MIISHRKLAASILVAASLAVSWGVVSPQQSFAASASKGSAVTASAALTGTIQSSVRLRTSPSTSGKVLKYLKQGDRVTILEKTNSYWYKVRTADGDVGYTSTASQYISTGGGTSSSAPAGAPVPTPPAQSPAVIEKVIAAGMGYLGTPYEYGSSRSNTRTFDCSDFIRQIFLDGADLKLPADSRQQGTWVKENSNAVTDISKLKRGDLMFFMEYRGSSASAYAGVNKSTARITHVAMYLGDGQILQTYSVSSGGVRVDKLSASWMNRFLYGGSVIR, from the coding sequence ATGATCATATCACACAGGAAACTTGCAGCATCAATTTTGGTCGCGGCATCGCTTGCGGTATCATGGGGAGTGGTTAGCCCGCAGCAGTCATTCGCGGCTTCTGCTTCTAAAGGTTCTGCAGTGACGGCTTCAGCAGCACTTACAGGCACCATTCAATCTTCAGTACGTCTGCGCACCAGCCCTTCTACAAGCGGCAAAGTGCTTAAATACTTGAAACAAGGCGACCGGGTTACAATCCTGGAGAAAACCAACAGCTATTGGTACAAGGTTAGAACAGCTGACGGTGATGTCGGCTATACAAGTACAGCCAGCCAGTATATATCAACAGGCGGCGGAACGTCGTCATCAGCACCGGCGGGAGCGCCGGTACCAACACCTCCGGCGCAGTCGCCGGCTGTCATTGAGAAAGTAATTGCCGCAGGCATGGGCTATCTGGGAACCCCGTATGAATACGGGTCCAGCAGAAGCAATACCCGCACCTTTGATTGTTCCGACTTCATCCGGCAAATTTTTCTGGATGGAGCGGACTTGAAGCTCCCGGCCGATTCCCGGCAGCAGGGAACCTGGGTGAAGGAGAACAGTAATGCGGTTACGGATATATCCAAGCTGAAACGCGGAGATCTGATGTTCTTTATGGAGTATAGAGGCAGCTCGGCCTCAGCGTATGCAGGAGTCAACAAGTCTACGGCAAGAATTACGCATGTAGCCATGTATTTGGGAGACGGACAGATTCTGCAGACTTATTCTGTTTCATCTGGCGGAGTAAGAGTAGATAAATTAAGCGCTTCCTGGATGAATCGTTTCCTTTACGGGGGATCGGTCATCCGCTAA
- a CDS encoding ATP-binding cassette domain-containing protein, which produces MISTSGVTLRYGKRALFEDVNIKFTPGNCYGLIGANGAGKSTFLKILSGEIEANTGEVHITPGERMAVLKQNHFEYDEYPVLETVIMGHTRLYDIMKEKDALYAKSDFSEADGLRAGELEGEFAELNGWDAEPDAAAMLIGLGIMREMHDKKMAELSGNEKVRVLLAQALFGRPNNLLLDEPTNHLDLESIGWLENFLMDYEGTVIVVSHDRHFLNKVCTHIADIDFGKIQMYVGNYDFWYESSQLAQTLQRDANKKKEDKIKELQAFIQRFSANASKSKQATSRKKQLEKITLDDIRPSNRKYPFLNFKPEREAGKQLLTVSGLSKSVEGEKLLDEFSIVVNKGDKIAFVGPYSQPKSLLFDILMGEKEADAGEYSWGVTTTQAYFPKDNSSYFDGVNLNLVEWLRQYSKDQDETFLRGFLGRMLFSGEEALKKASVLSGGEKVRCMLAKMMLNGANVLVFDEPTNHLDLESITALNNGLIDFDGTILFTSHDHQFIQTIANRIVEITPAGVIDRTMSYDEYLENPEIKEMRQRMYPVEA; this is translated from the coding sequence ATGATTAGTACAAGCGGCGTAACACTCCGCTACGGAAAGCGCGCACTATTTGAGGATGTAAACATAAAATTCACACCCGGTAACTGCTACGGCCTCATTGGGGCCAACGGCGCCGGAAAATCAACTTTTCTGAAAATTTTGTCCGGCGAGATTGAAGCGAACACCGGTGAAGTGCATATTACACCCGGCGAGCGTATGGCAGTCCTCAAGCAGAATCATTTTGAATACGACGAATATCCGGTGCTGGAGACCGTAATTATGGGCCACACCAGACTGTATGACATCATGAAGGAGAAGGATGCGCTATATGCCAAAAGCGACTTCTCCGAAGCTGACGGACTGCGTGCCGGCGAGCTTGAAGGCGAATTTGCCGAGCTGAACGGCTGGGACGCGGAGCCTGATGCTGCCGCCATGCTGATCGGTCTGGGAATTATGCGTGAAATGCATGACAAAAAAATGGCCGAACTCAGCGGCAACGAAAAGGTCCGGGTACTGCTTGCGCAAGCCCTGTTCGGACGTCCGAACAACCTGCTGCTCGATGAGCCTACCAACCACTTGGATCTCGAATCCATCGGCTGGCTGGAGAACTTCCTCATGGACTACGAAGGCACCGTTATCGTGGTATCCCATGACCGGCACTTTTTGAACAAGGTCTGCACCCACATTGCGGACATCGACTTCGGCAAAATTCAGATGTATGTAGGGAACTACGACTTCTGGTATGAGTCCAGCCAGCTGGCACAGACGCTGCAGCGTGATGCCAACAAGAAGAAGGAAGACAAGATCAAGGAACTTCAGGCGTTCATCCAGCGCTTCTCCGCCAATGCTTCCAAGTCCAAACAGGCGACTTCCCGGAAGAAGCAGCTGGAGAAGATTACCCTGGATGACATCCGTCCGTCCAACCGGAAGTACCCGTTCCTCAACTTCAAACCGGAGCGAGAAGCCGGCAAGCAGCTGCTTACCGTCAGCGGCCTCAGCAAATCGGTGGAAGGCGAGAAGCTGCTGGATGAATTCAGCATTGTGGTGAACAAGGGTGACAAGATTGCTTTTGTAGGTCCGTATTCCCAGCCGAAATCCCTGCTGTTTGATATCCTCATGGGCGAGAAGGAAGCGGATGCCGGTGAATATTCCTGGGGCGTAACGACCACTCAGGCTTATTTCCCGAAAGACAACTCCAGCTATTTCGACGGCGTGAATCTGAACCTGGTGGAATGGCTGCGCCAGTACTCCAAGGATCAGGATGAGACCTTCCTGCGCGGATTCCTGGGCCGGATGCTGTTCTCCGGAGAAGAAGCGCTGAAGAAAGCAAGCGTGCTGTCCGGGGGAGAAAAGGTCCGCTGTATGCTGGCCAAAATGATGCTGAACGGTGCGAATGTGCTCGTGTTTGATGAGCCTACCAACCACTTGGATCTGGAATCCATCACGGCGCTGAATAACGGCCTGATTGATTTTGACGGAACGATCCTGTTTACCTCCCATGACCATCAGTTCATTCAGACGATCGCCAACCGTATCGTTGAAATTACACCGGCAGGTGTTATCGACCGTACCATGAGCTATGATGAATATCTGGAGAATCCGGAAATCAAGGAAATGCGCCAGCGCATGTATCCTGTTGAAGCTTAA